The genomic stretch GcaggtgcattttttttgtagcGCTATGGACAATGCTTTGAGGCCCTCATTTTGTTAGTATCTTGTTATAGtgacatatttaaattatacCGCTCTGCAGGCAGTTTCTGTGGCAATGGTGGTGATACTGACGGTGGCATGATAACGGCATTATAAATGGattataatgtaaaaaagaaaaccaaagctGCATACAGCGTTGCTTTGAGGTAAATGCTGTCATTGTTGTGCTTACATGTTCACAGTGACAATGTTAACAGGCTCATGTTTATTACTTATTGCAGGACTTTTGTCACAAACCAAAGTTTTGTCCCAATGatagcacaaaataaaaagtcaggggatcattAGTTAGTTGCCTACAAATGATACAGTGGGGACGTGAATATATCCAAGTTTCATGGCAACCCATCCAATAGTTGCTGAGAAATTTCactctgaaccaaaaataatttattgccAATCCATCATGTAATTGATGAGATATTTAGTTTGATAAGTGACTCACGTTTCATTCCCATCCATCTCCTATCCCTCCCTTTTcgttcctcttcctctcccgctCCACCTCCTTATCACCTCACCAGGTCGTGATGGCCGTGTTTCGGCTAGGCTTCGTCTCTGTATACCTTTCGTCTCCAATGCTCGATGGTTTTGCCACGGGAGCCTCTTTCACCATCCTCACCGTGCAGGCTAAATACCTGTTGGGTCTAAAGATCCCCCGTCACCAGGGATACGGCACAGTTGTCGTCACCTGGTTCAACATCTTCGCCAACATTCACAAGGCCAACATGTGTGACCTCATCACCAGCATCATCTGTATCTCTATATTAGGTAAAGTTATAAACAATCTCATGTGCTTTTAATTAATGATAAACAACGCTCCCAAAACTGACACGGGACGAAACGTGGCCAAACATTTCTATATCCTAAAATGCAAATTCTTAACTGTCTTTGATATATAATAACAGTAGGATTTTTGTTATTGTAGTGGCAGGGAAAGAGATCCAGGACCGCTACAAGGATCGTCTTAAGATCCCTCTGCCGACTGAGCTCATAATAGTTGCAGGAGCTACACTGGCCAGCCATTTTGGGGATCTGAACAGCAAGTACGGCTCCAGTGTATCCGGTCACATCCCCACAGGGTTCATTCCTCCCGAGGTGCCCAGCTTTACTCTGATGTCACGGTTGATACTGGATGCCATTCCTTTGGCCGTCATTAGGTAATGTGTAACACATATAACATTATGTTTGCTTGGCATCCACGTGTGTCTCTTATATAGGTTGTTACAGATGCAATTTCATAGCTGGATTATCATCTGGCAGGGATACATGCCCTCATTATCTGATTGCATTTGTCCAATAGTCATACAACAATGGACATTTCCTGCtctaaaaaacatatattggCTCATTTGAATGATGGTCACCACTGGCCAATCAGTGTTTTAATATCAGACGTTTTTAAGAGCAAAGATTAATTCACAGGCTCAATTTGTAAACAAACTTTCATTTTATCTTGTAGTTTTGCCTTCACGGTGTCGCTGTCCGAGATGTTTGCTAAGAAAAATGGCTATACGGTTCGTCCCAACCAGGAGATGCTGGCCATCGGCTTTTGTAATATCATCCCCTCCTTCTTCCACTGTTTCACCACCAGTGCAGCATTGGCAAAAACCATGGTGAAGGACTCAACAGGCTGCCAGACTCAGGTGgattttttatacttttgaaAATTGTTTGAAATTCTTCTTCAAGTTGGCAGGTTCTTGCTCTCGTTCCCAGAGGGAATGGTTTCTAGGAACATCACTAAAGTCTGTACTGAGGGGATGTGTAGAGCCATTGCAATTCAGAGGAGCAAAACATACGGCTTTGTATCAGTTCATGTAAACTCTGTGGAAGATACTTTCTATaaaatctctttttcttcctccgccctttttctctccatttctctgctcctccatcaGATTTCCGGTCTGATCAGCGCCCTAGTTGTCCTTCTCGTCCTTCTCTTCTTTGCACCTTTCTTCTACGCCCTCCAGAAGTGTGTTCTTGCCTGTATCATCATTGTAAGCCTTCGTGGGGCACTGAGGAAGTTCATGGACCTCCCAGCTAAGTGGCGTGCGAGCCGGAACGATGGCATTGTCTGGCTGGTCACCCTGTCAGCCACGGCTCTGATCAGTGTGGAGATTGGTCTCGTGATCGGGATAGTTTTTTCCATGATCTGCATCATCTTTATGACCCAGAACCCTAAGGTGAGTTAATAAAAGTAATGCTGATAATGGTTTTGGAAAGCTGATACAAATGACAATAATTCCAACATGCTAAAAGACAATTATCGGCCTTTGGTAATCTCATGATCTAATCTAATCTGACTTCCGATGCAAGGTCTCTCTCCTGGGCCGAGCCAATGAAACTGATCTTTACGAGGACTTGGACGAGTACAAGAACCTCATGGCGCCACCTCGGGTTCAGGTATTCCGCTTCCAGGCTCCGCTCTACTACGCAAACAAGGAGTCATTCCTCAAATCCCTCTACAAAGCTGTCGGAGTTGAACCTTTCTTGGAGCTGACTAAGAGGAGAAAGGTAGAAAAGAAGGCCAAAGAGATGTCCTCAAAGCAGGTCAAAGCAAATGGTGAAAAACACGACTCAGATGTTGTTGTAGGACTTGTACAAAGAGAACTTGCTTTCCACACAATAGTCTTAGACTGCTCTGCCATACCCTTCATCGACTCAACAGGCATGGCCACGTTTAAAGGGCTGGTCAGTGAATATAAAGAGATAAGTGTGAGCGTGCTCCTCGCGAACTGTAACACCTCAGTCATTGATACTCTGCAGAAAGGAAAATTCTTTGGGGAAAATGACAAAGACATGAGCAGCCTGCTGTTTCATACAGTTCACACAGCAGTTCTTCATGCAAACAGcacatctgcagcagcagaaagcaGGTCAGAAGACTCTGTAGTTTAGAACAGTTGGGAGAAGAAGGAATTGAGGTATGCTATTATGATATGAGGTATGTTCATGTCATGCCATCTATGACTGCATACTGCATACTGCAAGTTAGCTCTTTAGGAAGCTTTGTTCCAGAAAACATGGGGGTACCAAGAAGATCAAATTAGGAAGAGAATTCTATCAAGTAACTGTTTGATGTTTTGGGCCCTTCAATACCTCAATATTTGGTATCTATTTTGGTATCTGTATTCAGTATTTTCTCCAAATACAGCAAAAATTTGGACAGACCGCCGCAAAATGACCTGGCGCCAGCATATAACGGTAACAGTTACAAAGCCCGACAGTTTAAGAATAACTTCCTGGTTAGTTCCTATTTATTGCTGATTAATATCTGTGTCATATAGCAATGTTGACTCCaaataaagctgtttttactttttatatcaCTTCAAGCCTTTGGCCAAAGTCCATGATGGCTCTTATCCAGGAGTCTAGAGTTCAGACATGAAATATTCAGCAACTATTAGCAGTATTTCCTGAGTTTCCAACTTTGAAAATTGGAgctaaaaataatttctaaagGCCAATTAAACTCTTCCTGACTTAAAGAAGAAGCGCTCCCTCGTGGCGCGAACAGAAGCTTCACGTGACTCACAAGGAGTGCTTTTTCAGCCTCAGTTTCACACGGAGACAGCCTTGCCTTGAAAACATTGGCTCATCACAAAATACTTGTACTCTTGCCCTCTTCCCTGATGACCCAGCATGACTTTTCTCGTAAAAAATAAACGATTTGCACACATCTGCAATCTCTTCTCAGGTGCTAGATGAAAGCAAGTTATCATATGGTGCTTCTGAAATGTTTATCTAATCTAATGGCAGCAGGTGAAGCCGTATTTTTATCAAAAGGCTTGGCCGCTACTGGTTTGTGAAATCGAATGTTTGAAGCagattttgtctctttgttatTGAATCACTGTTTTTTCCTGATGTCTTTTATCCTGTTGCTGCCAAGTGCATAACTTGACTTGAAGGTACTCCAATTTATGTAATATCTAAAAAAGGATGTATTTTTACCTTTACTACTGTATCATAAAGTTTTGATGAACATCCGTTGTATTAAAATATagacattcatttttgtaaatttagaagcttatcattttgtattttcatacaCTTATTTTGTCATCAAACTCTTTCCATGTATTAATGGCACTTGCATCATCACGTTTCAGATGTTAAACATGTGTGTAGTCTGCTtgactttcattttcacagtgttGACATTCAACACTCCTATACAGTACAAACACTGCCTTAATGTTCAATACTTTAATAAAACTGAAACGTTTTAGTGAAGATCTTGTGTCTGTGACTGAATTATTGGCATTATTAACCGAAATTTGTCGTAGCAGGGTAATATCTATCAATGACTTAAGTTGCTTTTTTTGCCAAAGGAAGcaaccctaccaggagctattgccccccaTGACACAGCTCCTTGGTCACTTGTGCACACACCCCCCCCCAATTCATTAGAAGGGACACATCTATGTGTCCATTAAATATACAACTGCATGAATGTACAAATCTGCTTACAGTGGCAGCACCTCTTAAGCTCACTAACTAACacgttttatcttgtttgttcaaTTTGTACAAaatttttaaaagtgtaaaaacgaAGATTCATTTTCTTACAATGGGGTTATGTGCCTGAGCAGTATCTTCCTGAACCCTCTATAAAAGGcgaatatttgttttttgactTTGGCTTTAgtacacaataaaaaatatttaagggGTGCAGGTAGGCGTATTTTGTTACCTATGGTTGATTTaacaaacagacatgagagtggtgtcagTCTTCATCTAACGCtgagcaagaaagtgaataaaagtATTTCTCATAATGTCCAAATATTCTTTTAACAAAGTCAacctcaaacaaaaaaatctctaCTGAAAGTAAACTACCTTAATTATACGACAACTACATTTTCACAGTAGGTTTCACAGGTTTTCCATCATACCGTGTCTGACACCACTGGCACACATATTCATTACTGCATGAGGTGATTTTGTGATGGTATATCATTTTCTTACATAACTATCATACTAACAAAGCCACTgggaaaaaaattacaataattcaGGATGACAGCATTCCCACCAGACAAGAGTGAAATCATAaaattattgtttgtgttttaaataaatctgagaCGCCTGAGCCTAATGCACAATATAGACAGAAGAGGATTTACAGTATATATCCTGCTTATGAGACAGATACTTTGAACCTGCTGAGTCATCAGGAGATCCATGTGTTTAACAAGCATGTCATTTTCAATTTGCTGACTAAAGTGACTTCACACTGGCTGAACAGAAAGTCCTCAAATGTAAAACACTCTGAGAATTCACCTTCTTAGAAGACAATGGACGGTTAAATTGGTCAAATCCGGCAACAAACACGTTTCCTTACATTGAGAGAAACATGGGAACTGAATGTGTGCGTCAGTGTGATATacaaaatttgaaaatgtgcatCAAGATTTTCTTTGAGTGTTTTCTTGTGAATTGGTAACTTTTGTACCAATACTGCCCTCTATTGTTCAGTAATATGAACAGCAGAAATAAGCACATGATGCGTCCTCTCCAGTGATAACAGGATGATTATGGATTAGGTAAAGacattaaaatcaattaaatcaatcaaaGTAAACCTGAGCTATTGGAAATAAGACAACCCAGCAATTTATTTCTCAGCattctttattcattcaaaatgtttaaaaatataatttcacataggcactgaaataaatattatacatttcgTAAAATCAGCGCCAATGCTTTATCATATAAATGATATtcaaggaaaacacaaacacaggataAAACAATCATGAGATGATAAAACAAGATCAAGCAGTTTATGATTATTAGATGTTcttgatgaaaaataataacacacactcaaaaaggcaaaaatagaGTCACTTCCAGTTTTGCAGCTCTGCAACAGTAAGTGATCTCAACTAAAATTCATATCTTTTCCCAAGCATTGACTTGTACTAAATAAAAAGAACGAACCATACTGGCGTTGTGGTGTAACAGCAAAGATGAAATCAGTCTGAGTTtgatcattgtttgtttttgacccAAAACAGATTGTAACAGTAAGTGTGTATACAGTACAAATACTCAAAGATAATAAGGCAAAAATCTACAAACATGATTggaattatgtaaaaaaaaaagtaatcactAAACATTGTAATATGACCCATAGTGTGATGTGGGAAACAAAGTGTTTCAGGTACCTGTAACACTTAACACTGGCCTCATTTAAAAGCAGGGAGAGTTTAGGTGCTACCAATCACTGGATTgtcagcaaaaatgtttttttggttttcttaatTGTCCAGTTCTGTTGTTAAAGGGTAATTTCATCCATATTACaatcaacatttttctcatttcagcCATGCAGACTGGGTTTATGAACCACTTTCCAAATAAACATACAGTAGTTGGTGACTCCTTATATGAACCCAAAATCATTTACCATATCAGGAGACCGATGTGGGGCGGAGATGATCAACAGATCTAGCCATTGAGTCAGGCCTTTTTCATCACTTGCCTTGTGATGACGAGTCCTGTTTAATTTAATACTCTACTATTAGCAATGATAACAAAAGAGGCTGATTGTACAATATGTTGAATCACTGTGTCGCTCTGTTATTAAGGCTGATATGACATCTTGTCAATGCAGCACTAACATTCTGGATTTGGCCACTGTAAAGAGTTATTCAAAACTGCCACCTTATTTGTTCCAAACACAAAACAGTACACATAAGAATCAAAcagatttaagaaaataatgtactGTAGGCTACATATGGTTCCTACATTTTCTTCTTAGTCATTGCAGAGTGATAGTGATTGACTTTTAGCTATTTGTTCGAAAGTTCACAGTGTTCACATGTTGAAGTTCCATCAAGACATTTCATACAATCTCACCTTGTAGGAACtgatagaataaaatataaagtaattgtTCACACAGGCATTTATGTTTGATTCAACGGAATccttgtagatattttacaaaacttctgtaaaaaaaaaaaaaaaaaaaaaaagaatcccaaTCTCAACCAACCAtgagataaaacattaaaaacaccaaacccTAGTctatttctaaaaaaacaatttaaattccAACTTCATGCATCTTAATGGTTATGGTGGTTAAGTGGTTTTAAAATTTACAGTAGCGTCTAGTCACTCCTAGCTGATATCTACTGTTGGAGTGAGAAGACTTAATGTATATACTGGCCTTTAAAAGCAGCCAAACAGTAACCAACAGCTCAGTGAAAGCTAAGAGCTACCATTAGATTCTCAGTTTTACACCTTAGCAGCTTACAGTCAGGAGCTTGTGGTTGAAGACCTTTAGGCAGCAACTTCTAACCAGCTGCTAACTGGTAAGAAGtgttttaatattaacataAGGAGTGGAACTGATGTCTACTAAAATGTATAGCTTTTAGCCTGCAACAGAATGCCTTTCCATAACATTACTGGATCAGTTCAACTTAGCTGCTGTTGGTCGGGGTCGGGCAGGACCGGCTGTGCCTGAAGTGCATGATGTGTTCAGCTGTTTGATGCCACCAGTAaaacatcaccaccaccagtacGTGCCACAGCTGGTGGCTGGCACCCAGGTAGTTCAGCTGGcctggaagaggaggggggggaaaaaaggctctaaatactgtacatattgtttttgttaattctCGTACTTTCTTAACAATCaagaatgaaaatatattttaggaggatatttaacatttaaatgtctagAAATAGTACCTAAGCATGTCATACATCGGTCACAGCTCCCTGTCACACCGTAATAGTTCACTGGGGCACCTGCCTAGATTGGtgccatcattaatgttactAGTAAAACGTGTGATTTTCCTGCTTGACAAGTCAAACAAGCCGTGAAAGAAACTACAGCACTGTGCATTGACTCGATACGTGGTAATGGAGGAGATCTGTTACAGCTGCTTGATTTTCCAGTTCAGCTGGAAAGGATTTAATAAAGGTAATGTTATTCAGGCTTTAGTAGGCTGAACATTTCTGATGTCCTAAACTTGCAACATGTCCACTACCTTACACATACTGGGCTTATAGTAGTGCATTTGTTAATACATTGACCACTTCTGTCTGCCACATTTTCtgagtgaaaaaaatgaattgaggTAGTTGTGACACTGTTTCAGTGTAATTAAACAGTGGCAATATTTTAAAACGTATTGAAGTCTTTCcttcaaatatttactttttacatctGTTCGACCATGTCTGCAGAAGGTTTAAGGTAAAACCTCAGATAGGATGACCTCTACTGGGTTCAGACCAAACTACAGATGCAGTTTAAGCTGCAGCTTCTGAGAACAGATCAATG from Anoplopoma fimbria isolate UVic2021 breed Golden Eagle Sablefish chromosome 14, Afim_UVic_2022, whole genome shotgun sequence encodes the following:
- the slc26a1 gene encoding LOW QUALITY PROTEIN: sulfate anion transporter 1 (The sequence of the model RefSeq protein was modified relative to this genomic sequence to represent the inferred CDS: inserted 1 base in 1 codon), producing MADVASCLLLWSSLGAQLTTLSTXPSLFLSPCCLLILPKTMEEVTKVTPPVLERRARQRQPTVSVLKSKLKQGVTCSVPRVRSTLTGFFPVVRWLPKYKLREYVWGDVMSGVIIGIILVPQAIAYCLLAGVEPIYGLYTSFYANIIYFLMGTSRHVSVGIFSLMSLMVGQVVDKEMFLAGFDLNEDSDVFNTTLSTNITLHSVELMGVQCGKECYSISIAAALTFLVGVYQVVMAVFRLGFVSVYLSSPMLDGFATGASFTILTVQAKYLLGLKIPRHQGYGTVVVTWFNIFANIHKANMCDLITSIICISILVAGKEIQDRYKDRLKIPLPTELIIVAGATLASHFGDLNSKYGSSVSGHIPTGFIPPEVPSFTLMSRLILDAIPLAVISFAFTVSLSEMFAKKNGYTVRPNQEMLAIGFCNIIPSFFHCFTTSAALAKTMVKDSTGCQTQISGLISALVVLLVLLFFAPFFYALQKCVLACIIIVSLRGALRKFMDLPAKWRASRNDGIVWLVTLSATALISVEIGLVIGIVFSMICIIFMTQNPKVSLLGRANETDLYEDLDEYKNLMAPPRVQVFRFQAPLYYANKESFLKSLYKAVGVEPFLELTKRRKVEKKAKEMSSKQVKANGEKHDSDVVVGLVQRELAFHTIVLDCSAIPFIDSTGMATFKGLVSEYKEISVSVLLANCNTSVIDTLQKGKFFGENDKDMSSLLFHTVHTAVLHANSTSAAAESRSEDSVV